The following are encoded in a window of Athene noctua chromosome 29, bAthNoc1.hap1.1, whole genome shotgun sequence genomic DNA:
- the MSTO1 gene encoding protein misato homolog 1 isoform X2 translates to MPGEAVTLQLGRYAGCVGAHWWGLQAAALRSPGEAGELRATALLRAGRDAQHTPRLVALELKGGVSALSAGGADPEAPVAWDGEVAACLERASAGGSAPRDAGARTEDASAEGKGSSGASVQGAAPAPARPAGPSGSSTQVWSDFLSVRLHPKSIYVIRQYMHDGECGCLEAFGQGERLLQDPSCLEELEDRLHFYVEECDYLQGFQVLCDLHDGFSGVGAKVTELLYDEYSGKGILTWGLTPVLSNVGDHQKNFYRLMNTALGIVHLSSHSSLFCPLSLSGSLGIRPQPPLAFPYINYDASLHYHSSAILAAALDTLTAPYRLCSSQGSMMHLAETLNFSGRKGRSWGACSGRWFVSPSPTRRLWLRGLLFLFLPYVAARSPILYVPTSRTCPGSFSLHAGSKSCPGKQPPSPLHACESTEQVLQHYLHTLFPGAFSTSHVLEQPCHTLPPYPQFFSPLLTRQGFLQDKPPSYSSAAVESIPVLAGLQSSPALRTLLRSLHQDLHQADVRRWPSFFSAGVEHEDFQEALQELRTLAQCYETGFEADESEDEADSD, encoded by the exons atgCCGGGGGAGGCGGTGACGCTGCAGCTCGGGCGCTACGCGGGCTGCGTGGGGGCGCACTGGtgggggctgcag GCCGCCGCGCTGCGCAGCCCCGGCGAGGCCGGCGAGCTCCGCGCCACCGCGCTGCTCCGCGCCGGGCGGGACGCGCAGCACACGCCGCGCCTGGTGGCGCTGGAGCTCAAAG GCGGCGTGAGCGCGCTGAGCGCCGGCGGCGCCGACCCGGAGGCACCGGTGGCCTG GGACGGGGAGGTGGCGGCCTGCCTGGAGCGAGCCTCGGCCGGGGGCTCCGCGCCGCGGGACGCCGGCGCCCGGACG GAGGACGCGTCCGCCGAGGGGAAGGGAAGCTCCGGCGCTTCGGTCCAAG GCGCGGCTCCTGCCCCGGCCCGACCCGCCGGGCcctcgggcagcagcacccaggtcTGGTCCGATTTCCTCAGCGTGCGCCTGCACCCCAAGAGCATCTACGTCATCCGACAGTACATGCACGATGG ggagTGCGGTTGCCTAGAAGCCTTTGGACAAGGTGAAAGGCTGCTGCAGGATCCCAGCTGCCTAGAGGAGTTGGAAGATCGGTTGCATTTCTATGTTGAAGAGTGTGATTATCTGCAG GGGTTTCAAGTCCTCTGTGACCTACACGATGGATTCTCTGGAGTTGGTGCCAAGGTGACAGAACTGCTCTACGATGAGTATTCAGGAAAAGGAATCCTGACCTGGGGCTTAACTCCAGTCCTGAGTAACGTGGGA gATCACCAGAAGAACTTTTACAGACTGATGAACACAGCCCTAGGAATCGTCCACCTCTCCAGCCACAGCTCCCTCTTCTGTCCCCTGTCGCTCAGTGGGAGTCTCGGAATCAGGCCCCAACCTCCCCTCGCCTTCCCCTACATAAACTACGAT GCCTCACTGCACTACCACAGCAGCGCGATCCTGGCAGCCGCGCTCGACACCCTCACTGCTCCGTACCGGCTCTGCTCCTCTCAGGGCTCCATGATGCACCTCGCTGAAACGCTCAACTTCTCTGGGAGAAAG ggcaggagctggggagcgTGTTCGGGACGGTGGTTTGTCTCCCCCTCTCCGACTCGTAGGTTGTGGCTGCGTGggcttctcttccttttcctgccCTACGTGGCTGCTCGCTCCCCGATACTTTACGTGCCTACCAGCAGGACGTGCCCTGGAAGCTTCTCTCTTCATGCAGGGAGCAAAAG CTGTCCAGGAAAGCAGCCCCCTTCTCCCCTCCACGCTTGTGAGAGCACGGAGCAGGTTCTCCAGCATTACTTACACACTCTGTTTCCTGGGGCGTTCAG CACATCCCACGTGCTCGAGCAGCCATGTCACACCCTTCCTCCCTACCCccagtttttttctcctcttcttacCAGACAAGGCTTCCTCCAGGACAAACCTCCCAGTTATTCCTCAGCAG CGGTGGAGAGCATCCCCGTCCTGGCGGGCCTGCAGTCCTCGCCCGCCCTGCGCACGCTCCTCCGCAGCCTGCACCAGGACCTGCACCAGGCCGACGTGCGGCGCTGGCCCAGCTTCTTCTCTGCTGGGGTCGAGCACGAGGACTTCCAGGAGGCCTTGCAGGAGCTGAGGACTTTAGCCCAGTGCTACGAAACGGGGTTTGAAGCAGATGAATCTGAAGATGAAGCAGATTCGGACTAA
- the MSTO1 gene encoding protein misato homolog 1 isoform X1 produces MPGEAVTLQLGRYAGCVGAHWWGLQAAALRSPGEAGELRATALLRAGRDAQHTPRLVALELKGGVSALSAGGADPEAPVAWDGEVAACLERASAGGSAPRDAGARTEDASAEGKGSSGASVQGAAPAPARPAGPSGSSTQVWSDFLSVRLHPKSIYVIRQYMHDGECGCLEAFGQGERLLQDPSCLEELEDRLHFYVEECDYLQGFQVLCDLHDGFSGVGAKVTELLYDEYSGKGILTWGLTPVLSNVGDHQKNFYRLMNTALGIVHLSSHSSLFCPLSLSGSLGIRPQPPLAFPYINYDASLHYHSSAILAAALDTLTAPYRLCSSQGSMMHLAETLNFSGRKVVAAWASLPFPALRGCSLPDTLRAYQQDVPWKLLSSCREQKVSCCFAQSVVLRGVCKESHSSCPGKQPPSPLHACESTEQVLQHYLHTLFPGAFSTSHVLEQPCHTLPPYPQFFSPLLTRQGFLQDKPPSYSSAAVESIPVLAGLQSSPALRTLLRSLHQDLHQADVRRWPSFFSAGVEHEDFQEALQELRTLAQCYETGFEADESEDEADSD; encoded by the exons atgCCGGGGGAGGCGGTGACGCTGCAGCTCGGGCGCTACGCGGGCTGCGTGGGGGCGCACTGGtgggggctgcag GCCGCCGCGCTGCGCAGCCCCGGCGAGGCCGGCGAGCTCCGCGCCACCGCGCTGCTCCGCGCCGGGCGGGACGCGCAGCACACGCCGCGCCTGGTGGCGCTGGAGCTCAAAG GCGGCGTGAGCGCGCTGAGCGCCGGCGGCGCCGACCCGGAGGCACCGGTGGCCTG GGACGGGGAGGTGGCGGCCTGCCTGGAGCGAGCCTCGGCCGGGGGCTCCGCGCCGCGGGACGCCGGCGCCCGGACG GAGGACGCGTCCGCCGAGGGGAAGGGAAGCTCCGGCGCTTCGGTCCAAG GCGCGGCTCCTGCCCCGGCCCGACCCGCCGGGCcctcgggcagcagcacccaggtcTGGTCCGATTTCCTCAGCGTGCGCCTGCACCCCAAGAGCATCTACGTCATCCGACAGTACATGCACGATGG ggagTGCGGTTGCCTAGAAGCCTTTGGACAAGGTGAAAGGCTGCTGCAGGATCCCAGCTGCCTAGAGGAGTTGGAAGATCGGTTGCATTTCTATGTTGAAGAGTGTGATTATCTGCAG GGGTTTCAAGTCCTCTGTGACCTACACGATGGATTCTCTGGAGTTGGTGCCAAGGTGACAGAACTGCTCTACGATGAGTATTCAGGAAAAGGAATCCTGACCTGGGGCTTAACTCCAGTCCTGAGTAACGTGGGA gATCACCAGAAGAACTTTTACAGACTGATGAACACAGCCCTAGGAATCGTCCACCTCTCCAGCCACAGCTCCCTCTTCTGTCCCCTGTCGCTCAGTGGGAGTCTCGGAATCAGGCCCCAACCTCCCCTCGCCTTCCCCTACATAAACTACGAT GCCTCACTGCACTACCACAGCAGCGCGATCCTGGCAGCCGCGCTCGACACCCTCACTGCTCCGTACCGGCTCTGCTCCTCTCAGGGCTCCATGATGCACCTCGCTGAAACGCTCAACTTCTCTGGGAGAAAG GTTGTGGCTGCGTGggcttctcttccttttcctgccCTACGTGGCTGCTCGCTCCCCGATACTTTACGTGCCTACCAGCAGGACGTGCCCTGGAAGCTTCTCTCTTCATGCAGGGAGCAAAAGGTCAGCTGCTGTTTTGCTCAGTCTGTTGTGCTACGAGGAGTTTGCAAAGAAAGTCACAGCAG CTGTCCAGGAAAGCAGCCCCCTTCTCCCCTCCACGCTTGTGAGAGCACGGAGCAGGTTCTCCAGCATTACTTACACACTCTGTTTCCTGGGGCGTTCAG CACATCCCACGTGCTCGAGCAGCCATGTCACACCCTTCCTCCCTACCCccagtttttttctcctcttcttacCAGACAAGGCTTCCTCCAGGACAAACCTCCCAGTTATTCCTCAGCAG CGGTGGAGAGCATCCCCGTCCTGGCGGGCCTGCAGTCCTCGCCCGCCCTGCGCACGCTCCTCCGCAGCCTGCACCAGGACCTGCACCAGGCCGACGTGCGGCGCTGGCCCAGCTTCTTCTCTGCTGGGGTCGAGCACGAGGACTTCCAGGAGGCCTTGCAGGAGCTGAGGACTTTAGCCCAGTGCTACGAAACGGGGTTTGAAGCAGATGAATCTGAAGATGAAGCAGATTCGGACTAA